The Stenotrophomonas sp. ASS1 genome segment TATTGGCGTGGACGTGGACTCCAAGGAGTTCGTACCGGCAGTGGCCGACCGCAAGGCCGGCGACAGGATCGCCAACACCCGGGCCGGCATAGCCCAGTGGCTCAACACCTTGCCCCAGCGATGCCGGATTGGCATGGAGGCGACGGGGCGGTACTACGAGTTGTTGGCTCGGATGGCTGGCCAGGCAGGCCACGTTGTCTATGTGATCAATCCACGTCTGATCAAGCACTACGGCCGGGCGACGGGCTCGCGTGGCAAGACGGACGCCATGGACGCCGAAGCGATCGCCCGATACGTGAAGAAGGAGAACGATCGCCTGCGTGAATACGTACCGCGTACCGATGAGCAGCAGCAGATGCACGATTTGCTGCGCAAGCGGCAGACGCTGGTAAAGACACGCGCGCGGCTGGAGCAATCCTTCGGGGTAAGCAAAAGTGCCCCCGGGGAGCTGTCAGATCTGTTCTGCGCTCTGGCTGGGACGCTGTCCGAGCTGGAAAGCGAACTGCAGCGCTTGGGTCGCGATGGAGAGCATGGCACGCTCTACAAGCGCCTGTTGACCATCCCTGGTATCGGCCCCGCTGTCGCCGCTCACCTGATCTACTACATGACGCGCTGGCCGTTGGCCAACGCCAACGCGTGGATCGCCTGCACCGGCCTGGATCCCCGGCCCAACGAGTCTGGCGGAAGAACGGGACGGCGTCGGCTGTCCAAACAGGGCGCGCCAGTGCTGCGCCAGATGCTCTACATGGCCGCCATGGGGCTCAAGCGGTGTCGTCGGGGGCAACCGCTCTACGACGAGCTGTCAAAACGCGGTCACCCCAGCACCGCCGTCTTCAACATCCTGGCCAGAAAGCTGGCCAGGATCGCCTGGGGTGTCTTCAAAAGCGGCCGGGACTTCGATCCGGCCATGCTGAAGGTGGGTCAAGCCTGCTTCCAGCAGGCTTGACCACGAACATAGGATCTCGACTGCTTTGAACGGCAGTCGAGCAAGCTCGACTCTACACAGACAAAAAAAAGCCGGGCTGTGCCCGGCTTTTCATTCACTTCGGCAGGCTCACTGCGCCTTGATCGCCATCGCCTGCAGGCCGGTGCCATCCAGCTTCTGCTTGGCTTCAGACAGTTCACCTGCACTGCCATACGGCCCCATGCGCACGCGGTACACGGTCTTGCCGTTGATCTGCGCCGATTCCACGCGTGCCGCCAGGCCCATCATCGCCAGCTTGGCCTTGGTGGCTTCGGCGTCGCCGGAGGCACCGAACGCACCCGCCTGCAGGATGTAGCGGGCATTATCGGCGGCAGCCGGTGCCGCAGCGCCTGCGGTAGTGGCCGCGGTCGGCGCGGTTTCCGCACGCGCTGCCGGAGTGGCGGCGGCGGTGCTGGTCGACGCCGTCGGCGTGCTGGCCGGAGGCGTTGCCGCAGCCGGTCGTTCGCTCAGCGGTGCCGGCAGCGGACGGCTGGTGGCGGTCACCGGCGCGGTGCTGGCCACGCTGGCGGTTGCCGTCGGTGCGGGCGCGGTAGCCGCTGGCGGCGGAACCGGCTTGCCTTCCAGTGCCGCCTGCGCGCGCTGCGCTTCGGCCTTGGCCCGGCGCTGGTCCTCGGCACGCGCGCTGGCGGCCAGTTCGGCGTCGGACATTTCAACTTCCTTGCCCGGCAGCAGGGTGTAGAAGTCGTACTGGGTGGCGGCCGGCTTTTCCGGTTCGGCCGGCTTCGGCGTGGCCGGCTGCGCGGCCGGCTGGGTGCCGACATCGCTGTCGGCATCAGCGACCGGGGCAGGCTGCGCGTTCGGGTTCGGCTGCGGACCGGCGCGAAGGAAGCCATCGCCTTCGCCCTTGAACAGGTTCGGCGCCGCCAGGAACACCACGGCCGCAATCGCCACGCCAGCGACCAGCCACACCCATCCGGGTGTGCCCTGGCTGCTGCTGTTGCGTCGTGCCTGGTTTTTGCCGCGTCGTGCTGCCATGTGTACTGCGTCTCCTGATGCTTACATTTTTTCCGGGGCGCTGACGCCCAGGAGTTCGAGGCCGTTGGCCAGCACCTGGCGCGCGGCGCAGGCCAGGGTCAGCTTGGCGTTGCGATCCGCAGCGTCTTCCACCAGCACCGGCGTCCCGTGATACCACGTGTGGAACGCGTGCGCCAATTCACGCAGGTACTGCGCCACCAGATGCGGTTCCAGCGCCACGCCGGCCGCCTCCACCACTTCCGGGTACCGCGAGATCTCGTTCATCAGCAGCAGCGAGGCGTCGTCGGCCAGGCGGCCGAGGTTGGCCAGGCCATTGCCCTGTTCGTACACCAGGCCCTTCTCCTGTGCCTGGCGCAGCAGGCTGCAGACGCGGGCGTGCGCGTACTGCACGTAGAACACCGGGTTGTCGTTGCTCTGCTGGCGGGCCAGGTCGATGTCGAAGGTCAGCTGCGAATCGGGCTTGCGCGCGATCAGGAACCAACGGGTGGCATCGCGGCCGGCCTCCTCGATCAGGTCGCGCAGGGTGAAGTAGCTGCCGGCACGCTTGGACAGCTTCACTTCCTCGCCGCCACGCATGACGGTGACCATCTGGTGCAGCACGTACTCCGGCCAGCCCTGCGGGATGCCCACTTCCATCGCCTGCAGGCCGGCGCGCACGCGTGCCAGCGAACCATGGTGATCGGCGCCGAGCTCGGTGATCGCGCGCTCGTAGCCGCGCTGCCACTTGGACAGGTGGTAGGCCACGTCCGGCACGAAGTAGGTGAAGGTGCCGTCGGACTTGCGCATCACGCGGTCCTTGTCGTCACCGAAGTCGGTGCTGCGCAGCCACAGCGCGCCACCTTCTTCATAGGTATGACCCGAGGCCTGCAGCTTGGCGACCGCTTCGGCGACTTTGCCGTCGGCGTACAGCGAGCTTTCCAGGAAATAGATGTCGAAGTCGACGCCGAACGCGGCCAGGTCCAGATTCTGCTCGTTGCGCAGGTAGGCCACGGCGAAGCGACGGATCGCCTGCATGTCGTCCGGGTCCTTGGCGCCGACCACGGTGCTGCCTTCCAGATCGACGCTGGCGCCGGCCATGTAGGCGCGGGCGACGTCGGCGATGTATTCACCGCGGTAGCCGCCTTCCGGCCAGCCGTCCTGGTCCGGCGCGATGCCCTTGATCCGCGCCTGGGTGGACAGCGCCAGGTTCTCGATCTGCACGCCGGCGTCGTTGTAGTAGAACTCACGCTTGGCGTTCCAGCCGTTGGCGTCGAGCACACGCGCCACGCAGTCGCCGATCGCCGCCGCGCGGCCATGGCCGACATGCAGCGGGCCGGTCGGGTTGGCCGACACGTACTCCACGCCCACCGTGCGGCCATTGCCGGACAGGTTGCGGCCGTAGTCGTGGGCTTCCTTGATGACCGACGCGGCTTCACGCTGGTACGCGGCCGGCGCCAGGTGGAAATTGATGAAGCCGGGGCCGGCGATCTCGACCTTGCTGACGTCCTCGCTGCGCGGCAGTGCCTCGACCAGCGCCTGTGCCAGTGCGCGCGGATTGCTGCGCGCGGCCTTGGCCAGCAGCATCGCGGCATTGGTGGCGAAGTCGCCGTGGTCACGGGTCTTCGGGCGCTCGACCACGAAGTCCGGCGGCAGGGAGTCGGCGGGCAGGGTGCCATTGGCGCGCAAGGCTTCGATGCCTTGGCTGATCAGGGCGCGGAGGAGATTTTTCACGAGGCCTGCTGTGAGAATGAGCGGCGGAATCGCCCATTTTAGCGCAGATACCAGCGGCCACGCTGACCGAAACCTGCCTGTGGGGGCGACCGATGGCGCCCGGAGGGCGGGCGCTCAGCCGAACAGGCGGGGCTGGGGCGGCGACAGCAGGCCTCGTTCAGCAAACGAAACGGGGCGGCCCTCACCGACCACGAAGTGGTCCAGCAGGCGCACGTCCACCATCGCCAGTGCCTGCTGCAGTTCGTCGGTGATGCGGGTATCGGCGCTGGAGGGTTCCGGGTCGCCGGAAGGGTGGTTGTGGCTGAGGATCACCGCCGCCGCGTTGTGCAGCAGGGCGCGCCGCACCACTTCGCGGGGGTAGACCGGTGCGGCGTTGATGGTGCCGTGGAACAGCTCCTCGCAGGCGATCAGGCGGTGCCGGTTGTCCAGGAACAGGGCCATGAAGATCTCCCGGGCCTGCCCGCGCAGGCGGTGCTGCAGATAGCGGCCGACCGCGGCCGGGTTGTTGCCGACCGCTTCGCCGTGTTCCAGCTCGGCAGCCAGGTAGCGGTGGGCCAGTTCCAGCCCGGCAGCCAGCGTACAGCTGCGCGCCGGGCCGAGCCCGGGCAGGCGGGCCAGGTCACGCGCGGGGCGGTCCAGCAGCACCCGCAACGGGCCGTGCGCCTGCAGCAGGTCGCGCGCGGTCTGCACGGCATCGCGGCCACCGAACCCGGAGCCGAGAAACAGGGCCAGCAGTTCGGCGTCGGAAAGTGCCGTGGGCCCGCGCGCGATCAGCTTCTCGCGGGGGCGTTCCTGTTCGGGCCAGTCATGGATGGGCATGCCTGCATCATCGCCAGCCTGCGTGACGGCTCCCATCGGTGCATACCGCAGCACCGGGTCGGACGATGCCTCACCCGCGTCGGGTCTGCAGATAGTCGAACAGTTCCTGGTTGTTCTGCAGGCCCAGCTTGCGCTTGGCTTCGGCCTTCTGCCGGCTGATGGTCTTCGGGCTGCGCCCGCAGCGTTCGGCGACGGCATTCACGCTGAGCCCGGTCGCCAGCAGATCCAGCACTTCCTGTTCCCGCGCCGACAGCGGCGACGGTTCGCGTGGAAACAGCAGGTCGCGCGCCTGCAGGTGGTGGCGCAGCTGCTGGGAGACGAAGACCTGCCCGGCCAGTGCGGCGTTCAGTGCCTGCGGCAGTTCGGCGAAATCGGCGCATTTGTCGACCAGCCCACTGATGCCCTCGCGCAGCAGTCCGTCCAGCAGCCCGGGATGGCGGGCGCCGGTCAGCACCACCACCGGCAGCCTGGGGTGACGCACGCGCAGCGCGTCGATCAGCTCTGGACCGTCCGGGCCGTCACCCGGCATCGACAGGTCGGTCAGCACCGCATCGCAGTCGTGGTGGTCCACCAGCTCCAGCAGCTGGGCGCCGTCACGTGCACTGCCGACGATGTCCATCAGGTGGGTCTGCAGCACGATACGGATGCCATGCAGGACCACGGGATGGTCGTCGGCAATGATGATGCGTGGATGCACGAGGCTCCTCGAAGGTCGAACAGGCCACGGCAGACGGCAGCCAATGCCTGATTCTGCAAAAGCGCAGACCCGCAGAGGTATAGGAAAGGTCCGAAACCGATGCCCGGCAAACCCCGGGTCAAGCGCAACGTGCTCCATCTGCTGATAGCTGTCCGCTATGTGCACCCTGCACCGGGACATTACCGACCATCGGGTAAGCTAGCGCCCTCGTTTGCACAGGAATTCCAGGTGGCTGACTCCCCCAACGCTTCCCCCGCGCAGGCCCGCGCGCTGGAAGGTCAGAAACTGCTGTTGTGCGTCGGAGGCGGGATCGCGGCCTACAAGGCCCTGGAACTGGTGCGGCGCCTGCGCGACGCCGGTGCCCAGGTGCAGGTGGCGATGACCGCCGGTGCCCAGCAGTTCGTCACTCCGCTCAGTTTCCAGGCCCTGTCCGGGCAGCCCACCCGCACCACGCTGTGGGACAGCGCCGCCGAACAGGCCATGGGCCACATCGAGCTGGCGCGCTGGGCGGACCGCATCGTGGTTGCCCCGGGAACCGCCGATCTGCTGGCCCGGCTGGCCCAGGGCCATGCCGATGACCTGGTCAGCACGCTGTGCCTGGCCAGTACCGCGCCGTTGACGATCTGCCCGGCGATGAACCATCGCATGTGGCTGCACCCGGCCACCCAGGCCAACATCGCCCTGCTGCGCCAGCGCGGCGCGCAGGTGATCGGCCCGGTCGACGGCCCGCTGGCCGAAGGCGAGTCCGGTCCGGGGCGTCTGGCCGAACCGGGCGACATCGTGGCCGCGCTGGCCGCCAATGGCAGCAGCGCCGCGGCCGTTGCCGCGCCGGAAACCCGCGCGCTGCAGGGCCTGCGCCTGCTGATCAGCGCCGGCCCGACCTATGAAGACATCGATCCGGTGCGCTATGTCGGCAACCGCAGCAGCGGCAAGATGGGCTTTGCCCTGGCCGCGGCCGCCGCCGCGATGGGCGCACAGGTGGTGCTGGTCAGCGGGCCGGTACAGCTGCCGACGCCGCTCGGCGTGCAGCGCGTCGACGTGCGCTCGGCTGCGCAGATGCGCGATGCCGTGCTGAAGTCGCTGCCGGCCGACATCTATATCGGTGCCGCTGCAGTGTCCGACTACACGCCGCGCCAGGTCGCGCCGCAGAAGCTGAAGAAGACCGCCGACAGCCAGTCGCTGGTGATCGAGCTGGTGCGCACGCCGGACATCCTTGCCGAAGTCGCTGCGCAGACGCAGTCGCTGAAGCTGGTGGTCGGCTTTGCCGCCGAAACCCACGACGTGGAGAAATACGCGCGTGGCAAGCTGGTCGACAAGCGCCTGGACCTGGTGATCGCCAACCAGGTCGGCATCAGCGGCGGCGGTTTCGAGAGCGACAACAATGCCGCCACGGCCTTCTGGCAGGACGGTGAACAGGTATTCCCGGCCACCTCCAAGCGTGAGCTGGCCGAACAACTGCTGGCGCTGATCGCGCGGAGACTCCAGGCATGACCCAGGCTTTCACTTCCCAACCGCTGCAGGTCAAGCTGCTCGATCCGCGCTTCGGCGACAGCTGGCCGCTGCCGGCCTACGCCACCGAAGCCAGCGCCGGCATGGACCTGCGCGCGGCGCTGGATACCGCGCTGACCCTGCAGCCGGGCGACACCGCGCTGGTGCCCAGCGGCCTGGCCATCCACATTGCCGATCCGCACCTGTGCGCGGTGATCCTGCCGCGCTCGGGGCTGGGCCACCGCCACGGCATCGTGCTCGGCAATGGCACCGGCCTGATCGACGCCGATTACCAGGGACCGCTGCTGATCAGCGTCTGGAACCGTGGCCGCGAGGCCTTCACCATCGAGCCGGGCGATCGCATCGCGCAGCTGGTGATCGTGCCGATTGCCCGTGTCAGCCTGCAGGTGGTGGATACTTTCACCGACAGCGTGCGGGGAACGGGTGGATTCGGCCATACCGGGGTGCGTTGACAGGGGACATCGATGAGCGGCATCGGGGAAGGACAGCGGGGACGGTCGTTGGGACGCAGTGCGCCACTACTGGGGGTGCTGCTGATCCTGCTGGCCGGTTGGTTCGGATGGAGCGCAGTGCAGCAATGGCGGCAGGAGGCCAACGGCCAGGCGCTGGAAGCCGCACGTGACCAGGCCGTGCAGGGCCTGCAGGAGGCCGCTGCCGGCCAGCTGAAGCAGCTGCAGCAGCAGCTGAAGAACGAGCGCGTGCAGCAGGCGCTGCAGGCCGGTGATGCCGCTGCGGCGGCACTCGCGGTCCGCGAGAGCTGGACCGGCGTCGAGCACGCCGAGGTACTGACCGCCGATCTGGCCAACGCCTACGCCGACCCGGCCGCCTTTGGCTATGCCCGATTGGCGCTGCTGGAAGCGGCATTGGCCGAAGGCAAGCCCAGCCTGCGCGTGGTCCGCGATGGCGGTGGCAATCGCCTGGGCCTGGCAGCGCCGGTTCAACTGGGCAGCCTCGGCCCGGCGGTGCTGTATGTGCGCCAGCCGTTGCTGCGGCTGACCTCACCGCTGGATCAGGTCAGCGCGCCATCGGCCGGTTTCCTTGGCCTGCGCCAGGGCGCGCATGACCTCGTCGCCCAGGGCGATGCCGGCCTGGCCGAAAGCGCCGAAGCATTGGCGCGGCCGATTCCGGGGACGCCGTTGCGGCTGGTGGCCGCGGTACCCAATGTCGAACCTGGTCCGCTGGGCCTGGGTTCGCTGGCCAGCGCCATCGTTGCGCTGCTGCTGGCGTTCATCGCCGTGCTGCTGGTGGTGGGGCGCGGCCGCCTGCCGAAGTCGCTGCCGCTGCCGCGTCGGGCGACCGTGGCGGAAGCCGATCATGGCCCGACCCTGAGCGAGAGCCTGCAGATGGCGCCGCCGCCGGTGGCCGAGGCCAGCACAACTGAAAGTGCACCGCCGCCCCCGCCACCGGTTCCGGCCGAGGAACTGGCGGCCGGTATCTTCCGCGCCTACGACATCCGCGGCGTGGTTGGCAGTGAACTGACGCCGAAAACGGCGGCGCTGATCGGCCAGGCCATCGGCACCGTGGCACTGGAGCAGGGTCTGCGCGAGGTGGTGATCGGCCGCGACGGCCGCCTGTCCGGCCCGGAACTGGCCGCAGGGTTGGCCGAGGGCCTGAGGCGCGCCGGTTGCGCGGTGATCGACATCGGCCTGGCACCGACCCCGGTCGTGTACTACGCCGCCTTCCATCTGCGTACCGGCACCTGCGTGGCGGTCACCGGCAGCCATAACCCGCCCGAGTACAACGGTTTCAAGGTGGTCATCGGCGGCGAGACGTTGTCCGGTGATGCCATC includes the following:
- a CDS encoding response regulator transcription factor translates to MHPRIIIADDHPVVLHGIRIVLQTHLMDIVGSARDGAQLLELVDHHDCDAVLTDLSMPGDGPDGPELIDALRVRHPRLPVVVLTGARHPGLLDGLLREGISGLVDKCADFAELPQALNAALAGQVFVSQQLRHHLQARDLLFPREPSPLSAREQEVLDLLATGLSVNAVAERCGRSPKTISRQKAEAKRKLGLQNNQELFDYLQTRRG
- the coaBC gene encoding bifunctional phosphopantothenoylcysteine decarboxylase/phosphopantothenate--cysteine ligase CoaBC, whose amino-acid sequence is MADSPNASPAQARALEGQKLLLCVGGGIAAYKALELVRRLRDAGAQVQVAMTAGAQQFVTPLSFQALSGQPTRTTLWDSAAEQAMGHIELARWADRIVVAPGTADLLARLAQGHADDLVSTLCLASTAPLTICPAMNHRMWLHPATQANIALLRQRGAQVIGPVDGPLAEGESGPGRLAEPGDIVAALAANGSSAAAVAAPETRALQGLRLLISAGPTYEDIDPVRYVGNRSSGKMGFALAAAAAAMGAQVVLVSGPVQLPTPLGVQRVDVRSAAQMRDAVLKSLPADIYIGAAAVSDYTPRQVAPQKLKKTADSQSLVIELVRTPDILAEVAAQTQSLKLVVGFAAETHDVEKYARGKLVDKRLDLVIANQVGISGGGFESDNNAATAFWQDGEQVFPATSKRELAEQLLALIARRLQA
- the radC gene encoding DNA repair protein RadC, whose protein sequence is MPIHDWPEQERPREKLIARGPTALSDAELLALFLGSGFGGRDAVQTARDLLQAHGPLRVLLDRPARDLARLPGLGPARSCTLAAGLELAHRYLAAELEHGEAVGNNPAAVGRYLQHRLRGQAREIFMALFLDNRHRLIACEELFHGTINAAPVYPREVVRRALLHNAAAVILSHNHPSGDPEPSSADTRITDELQQALAMVDVRLLDHFVVGEGRPVSFAERGLLSPPQPRLFG
- the dut gene encoding dUTP diphosphatase; translated protein: MTQAFTSQPLQVKLLDPRFGDSWPLPAYATEASAGMDLRAALDTALTLQPGDTALVPSGLAIHIADPHLCAVILPRSGLGHRHGIVLGNGTGLIDADYQGPLLISVWNRGREAFTIEPGDRIAQLVIVPIARVSLQVVDTFTDSVRGTGGFGHTGVR
- a CDS encoding transposase, producing the protein MSDSLDIGVDVDSKEFVPAVADRKAGDRIANTRAGIAQWLNTLPQRCRIGMEATGRYYELLARMAGQAGHVVYVINPRLIKHYGRATGSRGKTDAMDAEAIARYVKKENDRLREYVPRTDEQQQMHDLLRKRQTLVKTRARLEQSFGVSKSAPGELSDLFCALAGTLSELESELQRLGRDGEHGTLYKRLLTIPGIGPAVAAHLIYYMTRWPLANANAWIACTGLDPRPNESGGRTGRRRLSKQGAPVLRQMLYMAAMGLKRCRRGQPLYDELSKRGHPSTAVFNILARKLARIAWGVFKSGRDFDPAMLKVGQACFQQA
- a CDS encoding SPOR domain-containing protein, coding for MAARRGKNQARRNSSSQGTPGWVWLVAGVAIAAVVFLAAPNLFKGEGDGFLRAGPQPNPNAQPAPVADADSDVGTQPAAQPATPKPAEPEKPAATQYDFYTLLPGKEVEMSDAELAASARAEDQRRAKAEAQRAQAALEGKPVPPPAATAPAPTATASVASTAPVTATSRPLPAPLSERPAAATPPASTPTASTSTAAATPAARAETAPTAATTAGAAAPAAADNARYILQAGAFGASGDAEATKAKLAMMGLAARVESAQINGKTVYRVRMGPYGSAGELSEAKQKLDGTGLQAMAIKAQ
- the argS gene encoding arginine--tRNA ligase, yielding MKNLLRALISQGIEALRANGTLPADSLPPDFVVERPKTRDHGDFATNAAMLLAKAARSNPRALAQALVEALPRSEDVSKVEIAGPGFINFHLAPAAYQREAASVIKEAHDYGRNLSGNGRTVGVEYVSANPTGPLHVGHGRAAAIGDCVARVLDANGWNAKREFYYNDAGVQIENLALSTQARIKGIAPDQDGWPEGGYRGEYIADVARAYMAGASVDLEGSTVVGAKDPDDMQAIRRFAVAYLRNEQNLDLAAFGVDFDIYFLESSLYADGKVAEAVAKLQASGHTYEEGGALWLRSTDFGDDKDRVMRKSDGTFTYFVPDVAYHLSKWQRGYERAITELGADHHGSLARVRAGLQAMEVGIPQGWPEYVLHQMVTVMRGGEEVKLSKRAGSYFTLRDLIEEAGRDATRWFLIARKPDSQLTFDIDLARQQSNDNPVFYVQYAHARVCSLLRQAQEKGLVYEQGNGLANLGRLADDASLLLMNEISRYPEVVEAAGVALEPHLVAQYLRELAHAFHTWYHGTPVLVEDAADRNAKLTLACAARQVLANGLELLGVSAPEKM
- a CDS encoding phosphomannomutase/phosphoglucomutase, which codes for MSGIGEGQRGRSLGRSAPLLGVLLILLAGWFGWSAVQQWRQEANGQALEAARDQAVQGLQEAAAGQLKQLQQQLKNERVQQALQAGDAAAAALAVRESWTGVEHAEVLTADLANAYADPAAFGYARLALLEAALAEGKPSLRVVRDGGGNRLGLAAPVQLGSLGPAVLYVRQPLLRLTSPLDQVSAPSAGFLGLRQGAHDLVAQGDAGLAESAEALARPIPGTPLRLVAAVPNVEPGPLGLGSLASAIVALLLAFIAVLLVVGRGRLPKSLPLPRRATVAEADHGPTLSESLQMAPPPVAEASTTESAPPPPPPVPAEELAAGIFRAYDIRGVVGSELTPKTAALIGQAIGTVALEQGLREVVIGRDGRLSGPELAAGLAEGLRRAGCAVIDIGLAPTPVVYYAAFHLRTGTCVAVTGSHNPPEYNGFKVVIGGETLSGDAITDLYQRIVEGRLVQAAEPGDYQQRDVSADYIQRIADDVQLDRPLKVVADAGNGVAGALAPQLLEAIGAEVIPLYCDVDGTFPNHHPDPSEPANLEDLVQTVKRFGADLGVAFDGDGDRLGVVTGEGKIIYADRLLMLFAADVLMRNPGAMVIYDVKCTGKLSDHVLRNGGSPLMWKTGHSLMKAKMRETDAELAGEMSGHFFFKERWFGFDDGLYAAARLLEILAQREETPDEVLAELPEMVATPELKVPVAEGTPHALVAMLVAAAQSPDNPYVGGRLSTIDGLRVDFPDGWGLVRASNTTPVLVLRFEGNDEAALERIQALFRSQLQPVLGDTPLGF